A genomic region of Gemmata massiliana contains the following coding sequences:
- the pstS gene encoding phosphate ABC transporter substrate-binding protein PstS: MSRYFAFAVLVFALPFFSGCGGCGGGQPAQRVSGGGATFVNPIMQKWSGEYKTAKNVEIDYVSKGSGYGVEQMTAKTKDFGCSDAPLTKEQLATAKEKGGDVVHIPLTMGAVAVVYNVPEISGKELKLTGDVLADIYRRDPSVQKWNAKRISDLNPGLSLPDKDIVVVARAEKSGTSNIFSEYLSKASGGKIKASTKPDWVQGVVGQEGNDGVAGFVKGNAGTIGYVELLFARKNELATAKLKNKAGEWVGAEADGVTAAAAEAIKTKSDKEPYSLHDLTYSLTDTAGAKSYPISGISYAILFAKLPKDTGPTIVDFLKWATTDGQKFAKDMDYAPLPEELGKKIQEKLGQVTFE; the protein is encoded by the coding sequence ATGTCCCGGTACTTTGCCTTCGCCGTGTTGGTGTTCGCGCTACCTTTCTTTAGCGGGTGCGGCGGGTGCGGGGGCGGGCAGCCGGCTCAACGGGTCAGTGGCGGCGGCGCCACGTTCGTAAACCCGATCATGCAAAAATGGTCGGGCGAATACAAAACGGCCAAGAACGTCGAGATCGACTACGTCTCGAAAGGGTCGGGGTACGGTGTCGAACAGATGACCGCGAAGACCAAGGACTTCGGGTGCTCGGACGCCCCGCTGACGAAGGAACAACTCGCCACCGCAAAAGAAAAGGGCGGCGACGTGGTCCACATCCCGCTGACGATGGGCGCGGTCGCGGTGGTCTACAACGTGCCGGAAATTAGCGGGAAAGAGCTGAAACTGACCGGGGATGTGCTGGCCGACATCTACCGCCGTGACCCGAGCGTGCAGAAGTGGAACGCCAAGCGGATCTCCGATCTGAACCCCGGCCTGTCGCTCCCGGACAAGGATATTGTGGTGGTCGCGCGGGCCGAAAAGAGCGGAACCTCGAACATCTTCTCCGAGTATCTCTCGAAGGCCAGCGGAGGCAAGATTAAGGCGAGCACCAAGCCGGACTGGGTCCAGGGCGTCGTCGGGCAAGAGGGCAACGACGGCGTGGCCGGGTTCGTTAAGGGCAACGCGGGCACCATCGGGTACGTCGAGTTGCTGTTCGCCCGGAAGAACGAACTGGCGACCGCGAAGCTGAAAAACAAGGCCGGCGAGTGGGTCGGTGCGGAGGCCGACGGCGTGACCGCGGCGGCGGCCGAGGCGATCAAGACGAAATCGGACAAGGAGCCGTACTCGCTGCACGATCTCACGTACTCGCTGACCGACACCGCGGGCGCGAAGTCGTACCCGATCTCCGGGATCAGCTACGCGATCCTGTTCGCCAAGTTGCCCAAAGACACCGGGCCGACCATCGTCGACTTCCTGAAGTGGGCGACGACCGACGGGCAAAAGTTCGCCAAGGACATGGACTACGCCCCGCTCCCCGAAGAGTTGGGCAAGAAGAT
- a CDS encoding NupC/NupG family nucleoside CNT transporter, whose amino-acid sequence MIAPAPGSTTTADSDTNTTPPETALPPTPKTWRLAILAAILLIGAFAYIGRNAVADRPEVAYRVQAGCGILCFFGIAALFSRSLQSVSRKTLLWGIGLQFALALVIIHPDPFKSRWFNFVWVGDVFRAIGAGIKALITSSDKGAEFVFGSLAKVDGPSGFVFAFKALPPIIFVSSFFSVLYYLGVLQFFVRLMARAMMYLMGTSGAETLSVSANVFMGQTEAPLIVKPFVPTMTRSELLALMGSGMAHISGGMMAVYISYGADPVAILCTCVMACPCSLYLTKLVYPEAGKPVTAGTAPIAVETPYVNIIDAAASGVKDGLWLALNVAAMLIAFIAFIALFDICLAEVKPGVGWCGSWLKDNIGFGFTTADLDWWPDRLKLETIFGWLFAPVAFLLGVQPAECERVGSLLGIKLAANEHVAYLTLKEWTQSGAPLTERSRLLAVYALTGFANFASVGIQLGGIGAMAPGRRADLAKLGMKALFIGFLATLLNAAVAGMLMNT is encoded by the coding sequence ATGATCGCGCCTGCGCCGGGCTCTACGACCACCGCTGATTCGGACACCAATACCACTCCACCCGAAACCGCCCTTCCCCCGACGCCGAAAACGTGGCGGCTTGCAATCCTGGCGGCAATTCTGCTGATCGGTGCGTTCGCATACATCGGTCGAAACGCGGTCGCGGATCGGCCCGAGGTCGCGTACCGCGTTCAGGCCGGGTGCGGGATTCTGTGCTTTTTCGGCATCGCAGCGCTGTTTTCGAGGAGCCTACAATCGGTCAGCCGGAAGACGCTTTTGTGGGGCATCGGCTTGCAGTTCGCGCTCGCGCTCGTCATCATTCACCCCGACCCGTTTAAGAGCAGGTGGTTCAACTTCGTTTGGGTCGGGGACGTGTTCCGCGCGATCGGCGCCGGTATCAAGGCGCTCATCACCTCGTCCGATAAAGGCGCAGAGTTCGTGTTCGGGTCACTCGCCAAGGTCGACGGGCCGTCCGGCTTCGTCTTCGCGTTCAAGGCGCTCCCGCCCATCATTTTCGTGTCGTCGTTCTTCAGCGTGCTGTACTATCTGGGCGTGTTGCAGTTCTTCGTGCGCCTGATGGCCCGCGCGATGATGTACCTGATGGGAACGAGCGGCGCGGAGACTCTGTCCGTGTCCGCGAACGTGTTCATGGGCCAAACCGAAGCCCCGCTGATCGTGAAACCGTTCGTTCCGACGATGACCCGGTCCGAGTTGCTCGCACTCATGGGGAGCGGGATGGCACACATCAGCGGTGGGATGATGGCCGTGTACATCAGCTACGGCGCCGACCCGGTCGCGATCCTCTGCACGTGTGTGATGGCGTGCCCGTGCAGTCTGTACCTCACAAAACTGGTCTACCCCGAAGCGGGCAAACCAGTGACCGCCGGTACCGCACCCATCGCGGTCGAAACGCCCTACGTAAACATCATCGATGCCGCCGCAAGCGGGGTGAAGGACGGGCTGTGGCTCGCGCTCAACGTGGCCGCGATGCTGATCGCGTTCATCGCGTTCATCGCTCTGTTCGACATCTGCCTGGCCGAGGTCAAGCCCGGTGTTGGGTGGTGCGGTTCGTGGCTGAAAGACAACATCGGGTTCGGATTCACTACCGCTGATCTGGACTGGTGGCCGGACCGATTGAAACTGGAAACGATCTTCGGTTGGCTGTTCGCGCCGGTCGCGTTCCTCCTCGGTGTGCAACCGGCAGAGTGCGAGCGCGTGGGGAGCCTTCTCGGGATCAAGCTCGCAGCAAATGAGCACGTCGCGTACTTGACGCTAAAAGAGTGGACGCAGAGCGGCGCTCCACTGACAGAGCGTTCCCGGTTGCTCGCGGTGTATGCATTGACAGGGTTCGCCAATTTCGCGTCGGTGGGTATTCAGCTCGGCGGGATCGGCGCGATGGCCCCGGGGCGCCGGGCCGACCTCGCGAAGTTGGGGATGAAGGCGCTGTTCATCGGCTTCCTCGCAACGCTCCTCAACGCGGCCGTTGCCGGGATGCTGATGAACACGTGA
- a CDS encoding c-type cytochrome: MRYRQILLALAALLPAQSVRAIEPADLKPGLVATFSSPANVPVTKAASVTRLEPTVAFTLNAGESAHPKLGVTAVAEWTGYINVTRTGKYSFSALVRGGTLTVKVGGKQVASAGPQGTTEDVVNLEGGVQSFEARFVRGNEPTARVELFWQGAGFIKEPLPNQFLGHLAKDRPEHFTTDAALEHGRFKFEELGCVKCHRASTDDKMARGLVEHTGPNLTEIAKRAYPGWIYTWLEDPTKLRTHTTMPKTFRNDATGAAERFAVTQYLISLSGKPLDVYKLPTIPSDQIKQSMDRGRVLYSVAGCAACHSDPLPKKKKDDDEEKEPLAPVDFVYGLGTLSGPTPKYSLGGLGSKTRPEALAAYLANPLKTNPHGRMPNMNLNAGEAIDLARYLCRVPDENVTPEMPEPESTPIALLPTVFPKLTAEEQKRFARLKPQSQWAELGAQLALTKGCVNCHSIEQNGKPVQPLQTDVVPTLDQIKKADAKGCLTEKPNATKAPVYKLDPKEREDIAAFVRTGLEGDGAPAPAYQARVALRRFNCLNCHQRDGEGGIPTELADQMRQLEKAENADDVRPPMLTGVGHKTRTSWLKAVLTQSGRARPWMQLRMPQYGEPNVGFLPEAVAALEGTVPDDKVHVVERTAAKVAAGREIIGKGGLGCISCHDIGGYTNTGTRGPNLATIDQRVRYEWYERWLSQPLRMAPGTRMPQAFVDGKSTLTTMLNASPHLQGEAMWAYLALGPDLPLPDGLEPPRGVVVAVKDRPEVLRTFMPDAGSKAVAVGYPGYVSLAFSADQCRTAYAWGGNFLDASPVWANRGGNPAKLLGQKFWTAPPGHPWGLTKAGAAPPDFLTRASNPAFGLPMPLEPARIYDGPMAVKFDGYSLDKDGKPTFRYRLDETLKGQPELAVAETPVPLKGSVATGLGRKFELVIPGSSQVWFLAGVTNKEPRLYDATGKAITLDLKAEEVTSPATARVILSADGRATLVDATGAPDGSSWRFVPTKNGGWLAVLKLPSAKDEKIVRFALNLWALPKDDDTILKELFGR, encoded by the coding sequence ATGCGATACCGCCAGATCCTCCTCGCGCTCGCCGCGCTCCTGCCTGCGCAATCCGTCCGCGCGATCGAACCCGCAGACCTGAAACCCGGACTCGTCGCGACGTTTAGTTCCCCCGCGAACGTCCCGGTAACGAAGGCCGCGTCCGTTACTCGACTCGAACCGACGGTCGCATTCACGCTCAACGCAGGTGAGTCCGCTCACCCCAAATTGGGCGTCACTGCAGTCGCGGAGTGGACCGGGTATATCAACGTCACGCGAACCGGGAAGTACTCGTTTTCGGCCCTGGTTCGCGGGGGCACCCTAACGGTGAAAGTAGGCGGGAAACAGGTAGCGTCCGCCGGCCCGCAGGGAACTACCGAAGATGTCGTGAATCTGGAGGGCGGCGTTCAATCGTTTGAAGCGCGGTTCGTGCGCGGAAACGAGCCAACGGCCCGCGTCGAACTGTTCTGGCAGGGGGCCGGGTTCATCAAAGAACCGCTCCCGAACCAGTTCCTCGGCCACCTGGCGAAAGACCGGCCCGAGCACTTCACGACCGACGCGGCACTTGAACACGGGCGCTTCAAGTTCGAGGAACTCGGGTGCGTGAAGTGCCACCGCGCGAGCACCGACGACAAGATGGCCCGGGGACTCGTCGAGCACACAGGTCCGAACCTGACCGAAATCGCCAAGCGCGCGTACCCGGGGTGGATCTACACTTGGCTCGAAGATCCCACGAAACTGCGCACCCACACGACGATGCCGAAGACGTTCCGCAACGACGCCACCGGCGCCGCGGAGCGCTTCGCCGTCACCCAATACTTGATCTCGCTCTCGGGAAAGCCGCTCGACGTCTACAAGCTGCCGACTATCCCTTCGGACCAAATCAAACAAAGCATGGACCGCGGGCGCGTGCTGTACAGCGTGGCCGGTTGCGCGGCATGTCACTCGGACCCGCTCCCCAAGAAGAAAAAAGACGACGATGAGGAAAAAGAGCCGCTCGCGCCGGTCGATTTCGTGTACGGCCTCGGAACGCTGAGCGGCCCCACCCCCAAATACAGCCTCGGCGGATTGGGCAGCAAGACGCGCCCCGAAGCACTGGCGGCGTATCTCGCGAACCCGCTGAAAACGAACCCGCACGGGCGCATGCCGAACATGAACCTCAACGCGGGCGAGGCCATCGACCTCGCGCGGTACTTGTGCCGCGTGCCGGACGAAAATGTGACGCCCGAGATGCCCGAACCCGAATCTACACCCATCGCCCTTCTTCCGACCGTATTTCCAAAGCTCACTGCCGAAGAACAAAAGCGGTTCGCACGACTCAAACCGCAATCGCAGTGGGCCGAATTGGGCGCACAACTCGCGCTCACAAAGGGCTGCGTGAACTGCCACAGCATCGAGCAAAACGGTAAGCCGGTCCAGCCGCTGCAAACAGATGTGGTGCCCACACTCGATCAGATCAAAAAGGCGGACGCGAAGGGCTGCCTCACCGAAAAGCCCAATGCGACAAAAGCGCCCGTCTACAAACTCGACCCGAAAGAACGCGAAGACATTGCGGCGTTCGTCCGGACCGGTCTCGAGGGTGATGGCGCGCCTGCTCCTGCGTACCAGGCACGGGTCGCGCTCCGCAGATTCAACTGCCTTAACTGCCACCAGCGCGACGGAGAGGGCGGCATTCCGACCGAACTCGCCGACCAAATGCGCCAGCTCGAAAAAGCCGAGAACGCAGACGACGTGCGCCCGCCGATGCTCACCGGCGTCGGGCACAAAACGCGAACAAGTTGGCTGAAAGCAGTTCTCACTCAGAGCGGCCGGGCGCGGCCGTGGATGCAGCTCCGCATGCCGCAGTACGGCGAACCGAACGTCGGGTTCTTACCCGAAGCAGTTGCGGCGCTCGAAGGCACAGTACCAGACGACAAAGTTCACGTCGTCGAGCGCACCGCGGCGAAGGTCGCGGCCGGGCGCGAAATCATCGGCAAGGGCGGGCTGGGGTGCATCTCGTGTCACGACATCGGCGGGTACACGAACACCGGAACGCGCGGCCCGAACCTCGCCACGATCGACCAGCGCGTGCGCTACGAGTGGTACGAGCGTTGGCTCAGTCAGCCCCTCCGAATGGCCCCGGGAACCCGGATGCCGCAAGCGTTCGTGGACGGCAAATCTACACTCACCACAATGCTCAACGCCAGTCCGCACTTGCAGGGCGAAGCAATGTGGGCGTACCTCGCACTCGGGCCGGATCTGCCGCTGCCGGACGGCCTCGAACCCCCGCGGGGCGTGGTGGTCGCGGTCAAAGATCGACCGGAAGTGCTCCGCACGTTCATGCCGGACGCGGGCAGCAAGGCCGTCGCGGTGGGGTACCCGGGTTACGTGTCACTCGCGTTCAGTGCGGACCAGTGCCGCACCGCGTATGCGTGGGGCGGGAACTTCCTCGATGCGTCCCCGGTGTGGGCGAATCGCGGGGGTAATCCGGCGAAACTGCTCGGCCAGAAGTTCTGGACTGCTCCGCCCGGCCACCCGTGGGGATTAACGAAAGCTGGTGCTGCACCGCCGGATTTCCTCACCCGTGCGAGCAACCCCGCGTTCGGATTACCCATGCCGCTCGAACCGGCCCGTATCTACGATGGTCCGATGGCGGTGAAATTCGACGGCTACAGCCTGGACAAAGATGGCAAGCCGACGTTCCGCTACCGACTCGATGAGACGCTGAAAGGGCAACCAGAACTCGCCGTGGCCGAAACGCCGGTGCCGCTCAAGGGATCGGTGGCCACGGGACTCGGCCGCAAGTTCGAGTTGGTGATTCCGGGCAGTTCCCAGGTATGGTTCCTTGCTGGGGTAACCAACAAAGAACCGCGCCTCTACGACGCAACCGGTAAGGCGATCACGCTCGATCTGAAGGCCGAAGAAGTAACCTCTCCCGCAACCGCCCGCGTGATCCTCTCCGCGGACGGTCGGGCTACGCTCGTTGATGCCACCGGCGCGCCGGACGGGAGTTCGTGGCGCTTCGTGCCGACCAAGAACGGCGGGTGGCTCGCGGTGTTAAAGCTCCCCAGCGCGAAGGACGAGAAGATCGTGAGATTCGCGTTGAACCTGTGGGCACTGCCGAAGGACGACGATACGATTTTAAAGGAACTGTTTGGGCGATAA
- a CDS encoding M24 family metallopeptidase encodes MFDLSAVQSAIREAGFDGWLLYDFRGLNVLAQRVAGVGPKLSRRWFYFVPATGEPKKLVHAIEPSSLDHLPGANKTVYRKWQDLEAGVGALVSGAKRVAMEYSERNANPYIGRVDAGTIELVKSFGCAIAASGDLIQQFEAVWDDDQEKSHFEAAKLCREAYDVAFNFIASEIKAKGGVLETAVQARIMKHFADNGMTTYSPPIVGVGPHSGDPHFDTAPETDVPIQRGSWVLIDLWAKMNRPRSVYADYTRTAYVGETVPEQYTKIFNIVAAARDAGIKKVKDTFASGKPLLGWEVDNATRAVIESAGYGEFYTHRTGHNIGQEVHGNGAHIDGLETREDRRIIPRTCFSIEPGIYLPEFGVRSEVDVYIDKDGKVHVTGGEPQTEVHRILV; translated from the coding sequence ATGTTCGATCTTTCTGCCGTTCAGTCCGCGATCCGCGAAGCCGGTTTTGATGGCTGGCTGCTGTACGATTTCCGCGGGCTGAACGTCCTCGCCCAGCGCGTCGCGGGCGTCGGTCCCAAGTTGTCGCGCCGGTGGTTTTACTTCGTCCCCGCGACCGGCGAACCCAAGAAACTCGTTCACGCCATCGAACCGAGTTCGCTCGACCACCTGCCCGGCGCGAACAAGACCGTGTACCGCAAGTGGCAGGATCTCGAAGCCGGGGTCGGGGCGCTCGTGAGCGGGGCGAAGCGCGTCGCGATGGAGTACAGCGAGCGCAACGCGAACCCCTACATCGGGCGCGTCGACGCGGGCACCATCGAGCTTGTGAAGTCGTTCGGCTGCGCGATCGCGGCGTCGGGGGATCTGATCCAGCAGTTCGAGGCCGTTTGGGACGACGACCAGGAGAAATCGCACTTCGAGGCCGCGAAGCTGTGCCGCGAAGCCTACGACGTCGCGTTCAATTTCATCGCGAGTGAGATCAAGGCGAAGGGCGGCGTGCTGGAAACGGCGGTTCAGGCCCGCATCATGAAGCACTTCGCGGACAACGGCATGACGACGTACAGCCCGCCAATCGTGGGTGTCGGGCCGCACAGCGGTGACCCGCACTTCGATACGGCCCCCGAGACGGACGTCCCGATCCAGCGCGGGTCGTGGGTGCTAATCGACCTGTGGGCGAAGATGAACCGCCCGCGCTCGGTGTACGCGGACTACACCCGCACCGCATACGTGGGTGAGACGGTGCCGGAGCAGTACACGAAAATCTTCAACATTGTGGCCGCGGCCCGGGACGCGGGGATCAAGAAGGTGAAGGACACGTTCGCGAGCGGGAAGCCGCTCCTGGGCTGGGAAGTGGACAACGCGACCCGGGCCGTGATCGAGAGCGCCGGGTACGGGGAGTTCTACACGCACCGTACCGGGCACAACATCGGTCAGGAAGTTCACGGCAACGGGGCGCACATCGACGGACTCGAAACGCGCGAGGACCGGCGGATCATCCCGCGAACCTGTTTCAGCATCGAACCGGGGATCTATCTCCCCGAGTTCGGCGTTCGGAGCGAGGTAGACGTGTACATCGACAAGGACGGCAAGGTCCACGTTACCGGCGGGGAACCGCAGACGGAAGTACACCGAATTTTGGTGTAA
- the rarD gene encoding EamA family transporter RarD — MSDPNAAQFRSGLTYGLVAYLWWGMVPLYFAALAKFGVPAWEILAHRIAWSLPIMFLLTMLAAGWSDVFRVLRSRKLVLTLLGSALFLALNWLIYIYATVTGRVVDASLGYYILPLVNAAFATLYLKECLRPAHYPALLLVLVGVAIPCVAVGYLPWIAVALPITFGVYGLMRKQAPVESMTGLTIETLLMLPVSLGFLIYLSVRGENHLSANDWGLNALIAFSGIVTVVPLLTYTLSLRRLPLLAVSFIQFLSPTAQMLIAILWLGEKHRLTPENIAAFACVWAAIGIFIVDAVLQVRQKRRRDPLRNSPVVVVTPKFGVLPSAVPRR, encoded by the coding sequence GTGTCCGATCCGAACGCGGCACAGTTTCGGTCCGGTCTGACCTACGGCCTGGTCGCGTACCTGTGGTGGGGAATGGTGCCGCTGTACTTCGCCGCGCTCGCGAAATTCGGGGTACCCGCCTGGGAGATTCTCGCGCATCGGATCGCGTGGTCGCTGCCGATCATGTTTCTGCTGACGATGTTGGCCGCGGGCTGGAGTGATGTGTTTCGCGTCCTGCGCTCGCGAAAGCTGGTTCTCACGCTCCTCGGGTCCGCGCTGTTCCTCGCGCTCAACTGGCTCATCTACATCTACGCGACCGTGACCGGGCGCGTGGTTGATGCGAGCCTCGGGTATTACATCCTCCCGCTCGTGAATGCGGCGTTCGCCACGCTCTATCTCAAAGAGTGCCTCCGCCCCGCGCACTACCCTGCCCTTTTGCTCGTCCTCGTTGGCGTCGCGATCCCGTGCGTCGCGGTGGGCTACTTACCGTGGATCGCGGTCGCGCTGCCGATCACGTTCGGTGTTTACGGGTTGATGCGGAAGCAAGCCCCCGTCGAAAGCATGACGGGGTTAACAATCGAAACGCTCCTGATGCTCCCGGTATCACTCGGGTTCCTGATCTATCTCTCGGTTCGCGGTGAAAATCACTTGTCCGCGAACGATTGGGGGCTGAACGCGCTCATCGCGTTCAGCGGCATCGTGACCGTGGTCCCGCTGCTCACCTACACGCTCTCGCTCCGCCGGCTGCCGCTCCTCGCGGTCAGCTTCATTCAGTTCCTCTCACCGACCGCGCAAATGCTGATCGCGATCCTCTGGCTCGGCGAGAAGCACCGGCTCACTCCGGAGAATATTGCCGCGTTCGCGTGCGTGTGGGCCGCCATCGGCATCTTCATCGTGGACGCGGTACTGCAAGTCCGCCAGAAGCGCCGACGCGACCCGCTTCGCAACTCCCCCGTGGTGGTCGTTACACCAAAATTCGGTGTACTTCCGTCTGCGGTTCCCCGCCGGTAA
- a CDS encoding aromatic ring-hydroxylating oxygenase subunit alpha has translation MPTGTLHSLLAAFDPDVPLERGSTVPNTWYTSPEVYALERDLVFARAWQMVGLRERVAKPGQFLTADIAGEPVLVVRGEDGVLRAFFNVCRHRAARLCTDECGTVTKLRCHYHGWTYDLSGNLRGVPEFDGVQNFRREDNGLPPIAVEEWGAFVWVHLTEPREPLTEFLGPLTAWAESQQVFSGLKWYARKSYDLACNWKVYADNYLDGGYHVNTVHPALAGSLDYTKYRTTCDGNAVLQSAPTKPADGDAGRTRTGDAAYWWLYPNFMLNSYEGVLDTNLVLPLSVDRCRVIFDFYFAESLPDDFKRQSIEVAEQVQIEDIGVCEEVQRNLHSRSYTSGRFSVKRENGAHHFHTKLGRVLQQHSSPPV, from the coding sequence ATGCCGACCGGTACACTTCACAGTCTGCTCGCTGCATTCGATCCCGACGTGCCGCTGGAGCGCGGGAGCACGGTCCCAAACACTTGGTACACGTCGCCGGAAGTGTACGCCCTCGAACGCGACCTCGTGTTCGCCCGCGCGTGGCAGATGGTGGGTTTGCGGGAGCGGGTCGCGAAACCGGGGCAGTTTCTCACCGCGGACATCGCGGGAGAACCGGTGCTCGTGGTCCGAGGGGAAGACGGCGTGTTGCGCGCGTTCTTCAACGTGTGCCGGCACCGCGCCGCTCGGCTCTGCACCGACGAGTGCGGCACGGTGACGAAGCTCCGGTGCCACTACCACGGTTGGACCTACGACCTGAGTGGTAATCTTCGCGGCGTACCGGAATTCGATGGCGTTCAGAACTTTCGCCGAGAGGACAACGGCCTTCCACCAATTGCTGTTGAAGAGTGGGGTGCGTTCGTTTGGGTCCATCTCACGGAACCGCGCGAACCGTTGACGGAGTTCCTGGGTCCGTTAACCGCATGGGCCGAATCGCAGCAGGTGTTTAGTGGTCTGAAGTGGTACGCGCGGAAGAGTTACGATCTCGCGTGTAACTGGAAGGTGTATGCCGACAACTATCTCGACGGCGGCTACCACGTGAACACGGTTCACCCGGCGCTGGCGGGATCGCTCGACTACACCAAGTACCGCACCACCTGCGACGGGAACGCGGTTCTGCAAAGTGCCCCGACCAAGCCCGCAGACGGCGACGCGGGGCGCACGCGAACCGGCGACGCGGCTTACTGGTGGCTGTACCCGAACTTCATGCTGAATTCTTACGAGGGTGTGCTAGATACCAATTTGGTTCTGCCACTCAGTGTGGACCGCTGCCGTGTGATCTTCGACTTCTACTTTGCCGAATCACTGCCGGACGATTTCAAACGGCAAAGTATCGAGGTCGCGGAACAGGTGCAGATCGAAGACATTGGCGTGTGCGAGGAAGTTCAGCGGAACCTGCACAGCCGCAGTTACACGAGCGGGCGCTTCAGCGTGAAACGCGAGAACGGCGCCCACCACTTCCACACGAAGTTGGGGCGCGTGCTGCAACAACACAGCAGTCCACCGGTATAA
- a CDS encoding C45 family autoproteolytic acyltransferase/hydolase, which yields MKRFLLSALFIAIVPVARAEEPKSFPAAKHGAGELKFVGKVPVLVVKGKPAEMGEQFGKLAVANAPDLTKLHAQFLEDAGQTKKYPFIEIMAKRLKQSFPPHIATELEAVAKASGRTEGFLLFANTVADLTSGMGCSTVIVEKDRSKTGSPIFGRNFDWVPTKGITEHTLVVVYKGEGKRAFAAVTIAPIEGVISGMNDAGLCVTINEISIKQSKDNSEFNWKGTPLLLSFRRVLEECGTVAEAEKLLRNMPRTSTCCMTICDKTGGAVFEMTPKNLEVRTHENGVCCCTNHFRSEKLCVDNKCERYDALLPLQKKDAPKLGVKDVLAELAKVQQGTHTLQCMVFEPADRVLHLAYGTGPATKIPPTKLELGKIFDEK from the coding sequence ATGAAGCGATTCCTGCTCTCCGCGCTATTCATTGCCATCGTCCCCGTCGCACGGGCGGAGGAGCCGAAATCGTTCCCGGCCGCGAAACACGGTGCGGGCGAACTGAAATTCGTGGGGAAGGTGCCGGTCCTCGTCGTGAAGGGAAAACCGGCGGAGATGGGCGAGCAGTTCGGTAAACTCGCCGTCGCAAATGCACCGGACCTCACGAAACTCCACGCACAGTTTCTCGAAGACGCGGGACAAACGAAAAAGTACCCGTTCATCGAGATCATGGCGAAGCGGCTGAAGCAGAGCTTCCCTCCGCACATCGCGACCGAACTCGAAGCGGTCGCGAAGGCGTCCGGGCGCACGGAAGGGTTCCTGCTGTTCGCGAACACCGTCGCGGACCTCACGAGCGGAATGGGGTGCTCGACGGTCATCGTGGAGAAGGACCGGAGCAAAACCGGTTCACCGATCTTCGGCCGCAACTTCGACTGGGTGCCCACGAAGGGGATCACCGAACACACACTCGTCGTCGTCTACAAGGGCGAGGGCAAGCGCGCGTTCGCTGCGGTTACGATCGCCCCGATCGAGGGCGTGATTAGCGGCATGAACGACGCGGGGCTGTGCGTTACCATCAACGAAATCAGCATCAAGCAGAGTAAAGATAACTCCGAATTCAACTGGAAGGGCACGCCGCTGCTCCTGAGCTTCCGCCGCGTGTTGGAAGAGTGCGGCACGGTTGCCGAGGCCGAAAAGCTCCTGCGGAACATGCCCCGCACCTCGACCTGCTGCATGACGATCTGCGACAAGACCGGCGGCGCGGTGTTCGAGATGACGCCGAAGAACCTGGAAGTCCGCACGCACGAGAACGGCGTGTGCTGCTGCACGAATCACTTCCGCAGCGAAAAATTGTGCGTGGACAACAAGTGCGAGCGGTACGACGCGCTTCTGCCCCTTCAAAAGAAGGACGCACCGAAACTGGGTGTGAAGGACGTGCTCGCGGAACTGGCCAAAGTGCAACAGGGGACGCACACGCTGCAGTGCATGGTGTTCGAGCCCGCCGACCGCGTCCTTCATCTCGCCTACGGCACTGGACCCGCGACGAAGATCCCACCCACGAAGTTGGAACTGGGCAAGATCTTTGACGAGAAGTGA